From Aegilops tauschii subsp. strangulata cultivar AL8/78 chromosome 5, Aet v6.0, whole genome shotgun sequence:
CGCGGCAGCGGGGGCGGAGGCAGGGCCGCGGTGATGCAGTGGCTGGCCGGGACGAGGATGCGGACGCAGAAGCCGGACGGCGCCAACGGCGCAGCGACCACGGGCGAGAGGCGACGGCGCATGAGCGCATGCACGTATGTGTGCATGGGGacaggggagaggaggaggggtgCGGCTCATGTCGGGTTCGTAGGGACGGGGAAATGGTGCTCGAGGTGGGTGACGGGGACGCGGTCGACGACGAAGAGGAAGGCgaggcggctccggcgagcggcTTGAGGAGGAGACGAGGGAGGCCGGATCCGCGACGGGGCCTCCGGGATCCGTCCTTCTCCGGCGAAGAGGCGGCTTGGCGCGGCACGGACGCGGAGGACCAGGCAGGTGTGGACATGGTAGGAGCTTCTGCGGGCGGTGGCGCGAGGACGACGATAGGCGGCGGAGAGGGCGGCTTTGGGCGACGGTGAGGTCCGGCAAAGGCGGCGAGCGTTGGGCGCTGGAGTAGTtgccccccgatccagatcgggggtgGGGGGAGTGGAGGCgaacgtggggggggggggagtggcgCGACGGGATCAGGGtcgatcccgatccagatcgagaCGAGGGGGAGGGAGTGGCTGTCGTGTGAagtggggggttagggtttctgCGAAGTGGGGGGGGGGTAGGTGTAGTGGGGGTgttgggccggcctggtgggGTGGCGGACTGGGCCGGCTGGGTCGAGGCCCAGTGGGGGAAGCGGGGGTTCTTTCCTCTTTTCTCTTTTGTTTTGTTCTCCGGctttattcttttcttttatttattttcgttttttattttaattttatatcccaatttgtttttgttttgcaaAATATTCAATTAGCCCCTAAAATAGTAACATTAATTATACCACTGGCACAATAACTTTGGCACCTAGCTAAAATAGTTTATTATTTTATAAAGTATAATAGGTGTATAATTAtttgtttttgctgctgttttaaTCACTTTAGGGTATTTAGTTATTTTATAAAGATGTTGTTTCTCCATCAATATTATTCATGATTTATTTGTCACattaagaacattttagtttgacttttgaaaactttaattgtttgactttaattcaattttgaatttgaatcggttttgatcTAACCCGAGACTAACTACAGttacagaggtgacgtggcatgattagcAGATAATTTctgtagtctaattatccgggcgtcacaatggTGTAGTGGATGCTAGGTCAAGAATGTAAGGTGAGCGAAATAAAATTATGAAATTATAAATGCTTTTATCTCTCTAGTCATCTCTGTCATTTGGAGCATATGGAGGGAGCAAGACAGCAGGCTTTGATTGTGTCTTCACGCTGGTGTGAGCTTAGGTCGTTTGATAATTCCTGATCGTGTAAAGACTCCTTTGTAATATATGTAGTCCACTGAATGGTTTGAAAAAAAATGGATGATTCTGAAACTGGGGTTTAGAGCAATGTACGTGATTGGTGACAAGTAAATATGCTAATACATGAAATTTTTCTCAAAGCACACATGGGTTTAGTGGGTCTCTGAGCCATTTGGTGCAACAGGCCTCGACGCTACCGCTTGGATCCCCCTTTTGTTGGCCCCGCGCATCATGATGGTGTCCCTTACCATAAATACTTGTTATGTGGATTCAGTAGAAATGATGTTTTAGGCATGTATCATAGTTATGAAACAAATGTTATAGACGATAGCTACTGCTATTGCGGAGACGTTTCGAACTGTTGTTCATCTGCTATCCAATGTTTGATGCTCCTTCATTATTTGTATACAGAAGAGTTAAAGCTCCAATCATACATGTTTGCTCAAACTTAAAGTTCCTaatgaaaatattttgaaagCACTCATGATTTTAAAGGTACATATATTGTTAAACAAGAGCCTATGCATTTTCTGCTCAAACAAAAAGTCAGTGAAAAATGCAAATGTTCTCAATGCGATGGTAGCAAGAATTTCGTGCTATCAAATTAAAATATGTATATACATCTCATTATAGACAACAATCCACCATGTTTTCTAGTCATTTGGCGCAATGGGCCCACTAGTTGTACTAGTTACGAGTAGAGATTTTTTTTGAACTTCGGCAACTTTATTTAATTACAATAAAAGGACCCAGGAAATCAGGAGGTTTATCAAAGGTTTTTTTTTTTAACATAGAACAGACGCAACGCAAGCAATGGATGTAACAAAAGTTGGGCCCAAAATGTTGTAACAGAAGACTATGCCCCAAAACGAACGGCCCATGGGGTTTAGTCCTCCCCTCGTACCCCACCTTTCCTCATCCCATCCCAGTCGTATCTCCCCACCGAACCCCAGCGAGAGCAAATCCCTAACTCTAACCCTAACCGTAGCTAGGAGGATGATGGAggcggagggggagggggagggctcgCGGTCGATAATGGcggcggcagaggaggaggaggaggagtggaagCTGGCGCGTGAGTCCAAGTGCCGTTTTCGCCATTGCGAGTGCAGCTGGCGTCTTTTCTGCTCCCCCCGGATCCCCCGCGTCGCCCCCGGGAGGGACTACTCCTCCATCCCCGCCGGCGCCGACCATCGGCCCGCCTGGTCGCTGCTCATCGGCCTCAAGGACGGCGCCTTCCTACGGCTCAAACGCCTCCGCGTGGCGCGATCCGGGCGGATCCTTGGCCGGAGCGACGACGCGCTCGAGGCTTTCCACGACATCAAGACGACGAGTGGCGGCACGTTCGACGCCAGCGCCGCCATGGCTCCCGACGGCCGCTCGCTCTGCATTCTGCGCCAGGAGGATGACGGTGCCGGTGAGCAACCCCATGCCCTGCACCTAACTCTGCAGCAGCCGCAGACCCACACATCCCCGGATCTGCAGCTGCATCTTCCTCTGCCGGAGATTCAAGCAGGGAGGAGTCGTAACTGCATGCCCATCTCCGCCGGCGGCTACATCTGGGCTCTGTGCCCCATCTTGGAATATGGCGTCAAGTTGAGCCTCCTCATGCGACCCCTGCATCTGCTCCCCGGGGACGGCCAATGGGAGCAGGTCGGCAACAGCTGCCCACACAAAGATGACAAGGGCGAGTACCCGTGGTTGGCTGGCGGGTTCCTCCAGGGCTACGCCGTGCTCCCTGGCCCCCTCATCCTTGTCTCCTTCAAACAAGAcggcctcttcttcaccttcgcCCCCGGCTCCCGCGACTGGACCCCGGTGCTCACCGATGAAACAAGGCCACCGCTAGACTACATCCCTATCCTCGGCCGCGCCGTGTACATGGAGCAAGACAAGGCCATCTACACGCTCCGTGGTAACACCATCTACGCCTACAAGCTCAGCTACATACACCAGGGTGATGGTGATGATCAGGGGAGGGTGAGGCTGAGACTGGATCCGCCCATCACCATCGACTCTGTATCTCCTTTCAATTCCTGTAATGGGTGTGGCTTCCTCACCCGTCTTGATGGTCGGCTCATGTGCTCCGTCTGGATCAGCCTGGCATCACGTGAACAGTTAGATCAATGCCAGTGTGACAACCTACATGCCATCGTCACCACCTTCAACCTCCATGACCCGGCTCAGGGGGGAATACAGGTGCTGCATTCCTCTTTCCGCCGGGTAGACATGGAGCCCAATCCAGAGGACCAGGAATTCTGCTTTCTACAGTAAGCAAcaaaatagttagtttactttttcCACAGATTATTCGACCATTTATTTATTTGGTCGCCTTGCTTACGTATTTTTTGTCTACTGTCAACTAATCATGGATCAATTAGGGAGTACGAGGACATGGACTCCCAGGTGCTGCTGCAACACCAAGAAGGGCAAGAGGAGTATCTAACCAGTTCCCAGCAGCACGTCAACGAACCACCCTCCAACAAGCTTGATTGTTGCAGGTCTTGCTTGATCCAAATTTACCTTCATGTTTAACCTAGCTTACATCTTTCTTAGTAAGTTTCTCTTGGTGAGTGCATGACACGTTTTGGTTCTTGCATGCAGAGACTTCATCAAAATGGAAGACTGTCCACGCCTTTGCTTTCGTTGCGGCATCAACGGTCACTTTGCCCGCGAGTGCTCTCTCCCGCCACATGAGCCCTTGCCGGCAATGCCCCCCCGCACGCTGGTTGGCCGTGCTTCAATGCAACACCGAGTCCCTTTCGAAAGGCGTCCGGTTGCTACAACAAGTATCAATAAAGATCTGTTTATCATCTGCCAAGCTGGCTCACAACTAGTCATCTACCATACGGGCGTCATGGATGAGACTTCACTGTTACAAGGTGGAGATGATGGCAAGCCTCTCCAAACGTCGTGCTATGTTGCACCTTATGTCGGTGATGGTGACAATTGGCACTTTTTCCTTCACAGTGCCTCAAAAATACATGCTGTTTCGAGGAAAAAAGATGGCATGCTTGAGTTTAGTCTGAACAAGGACCGTACGTTGGCTATGGATCGTCTATCTGTACGGCGGCTGCCAAGTGCTGATACTTTTGTTTTGTTTATCACAGTTGGTGGAGAGACCATTGCTCTTACTGATACTCTGGAAGTTTATCATCAGACAGGGTTCAGTTATGGATCCACCTTCTGGCTGCGATGCAAGGCAGATCAATCGCATGTTCTCGAGAGGAAGGTCATGATATCTGGATATGTAGCAGTGAATGGCGATTCCTTTATAGTCTCTGATGCTCTCACAGGTTCCTGTCTTTTGTTTGACCTGTGTGCCAAGCAATGGCGTGTTGTCATGCCTTGGGCCGCATTCTCAGAAGACTTGCCAAGGACTAGCCCTACAAAGTGCCCTTTAAATGGTAGATGTGTATTTGTCGATGGCTTTATCTACACATGCAGAGATGGAGGGCTTGCTGCTTATCAACTGTTTGATAAAGATCATTCTGTGTATCTCAGCGAGCCCATCTTTTTGCGATTCTCATGGCTTGTAGATGATTGTGTGGGTGAGGACATGTGCTTGGATTATGCTGGCAAAGATGTGGACTCTGGTGCTATTTTGTTTTACGTGGTGCAACTGCAAAGTGAGTATAGATACTTATCTGTCTTTCTCGATCTCAATGTCATTTATGCATGCATTGCATGGTTTT
This genomic window contains:
- the LOC109783473 gene encoding uncharacterized protein gives rise to the protein MPQNERPMGFSPPLVPHLSSSHPSRISPPNPSESKSLTLTLTVARRMMEAEGEGEGSRSIMAAAEEEEEEWKLARESKCRFRHCECSWRLFCSPRIPRVAPGRDYSSIPAGADHRPAWSLLIGLKDGAFLRLKRLRVARSGRILGRSDDALEAFHDIKTTSGGTFDASAAMAPDGRSLCILRQEDDGAGEQPHALHLTLQQPQTHTSPDLQLHLPLPEIQAGRSRNCMPISAGGYIWALCPILEYGVKLSLLMRPLHLLPGDGQWEQVGNSCPHKDDKGEYPWLAGGFLQGYAVLPGPLILVSFKQDGLFFTFAPGSRDWTPVLTDETRPPLDYIPILGRAVYMEQDKAIYTLRGNTIYAYKLSYIHQGDGDDQGRVRLRLDPPITIDSVSPFNSCNGCGFLTRLDGRLMCSVWISLASREQLDQCQCDNLHAIVTTFNLHDPAQGGIQVLHSSFRRVDMEPNPEDQEFCFLQEYEDMDSQVLLQHQEGQEEYLTSSQQHVNEPPSNKLDCCRDFIKMEDCPRLCFRCGINGHFARECSLPPHEPLPAMPPRTLVGRASMQHRVPFERRPVATTSINKDLFIICQAGSQLVIYHTGVMDETSLLQGGDDGKPLQTSCYVAPYVGDGDNWHFFLHSASKIHAVSRKKDGMLEFSLNKDRTLAMDRLSVRRLPSADTFVLFITVGGETIALTDTLEVYHQTGFSYGSTFWLRCKADQSHVLERKVMISGYVAVNGDSFIVSDALTGSCLLFDLCAKQWRVVMPWAAFSEDLPRTSPTKCPLNGRCVFVDGFIYTCRDGGLAAYQLFDKDHSVYLSEPIFLRFSWLVDDCVGEDMCLDYAGKDVDSGAILFYVVQLQSGYPPPKHDVQITIVQVKTKATTSNKKREPVGVTPVDCVTRFIHHKEAVDIRCCFAL